The Kocuria flava nucleotide sequence GGCGCCCAGGGCTGCGCGCAGCCCGGCCGTGCCGAAGGCCAGGGTGCCGGCGAAGCGGTCGGCGAGCTCGGCCCGGGCGGCGGCGTCCCCGTCCCCGGCGCGGTCCGCCAGCTCCTCGAGCTCGGTGCGGGTGGCCGGGTCCGGGTCCTCGGCGGCCCAGGCGCGGGCGGCGGCGAGCAGGTCCTCGCCGGTGCGGGGGGCGTCGGTCATGGCGGGTCCTCCAGGCGGGGTGCTCGTCGGGTGCGGCGCGGGCCGGCTCAGAGCGCGGCGACGATCCGGGCCAGCAGCGCCGAGATCCGGGGGCCGGCCGCCCGGCCGGCCTCGAGGACCTCCTCGTGGGAGAGCGCGGCGGGGGAGATGCCGGCGGCCTGGTTGGTCACCAGGGACAGCCCGAGCACCTCCATCCCGGCGTGCCGGGCCGCGATCGCCTCCAGGGCGGTGGACATCCCCACGAGGTCCGCGCCGAGGATCCCGGCCATGCGGACCTCGGCGGGGGTCTCGTAGTGGGGGCCGGGGAACTGGGCGTAGACGCCCTCGTCCAGGGACGGGTCGATCCGGCGGGCCAGCGCGCGCAGGCGCGGGGAGTAGAGGTCGGTGAGGTCCACGAAGGTCGCGCCCTCCAGCGGGGAGCGGCCGGTGAGGTTGAGGTGATCGGAGATCAGCACCGGGGTGCCCGGGCCCCACGCCGGGTCCAGCCCGCCGCAGCCGTTGGTGAGCACCATGGTGCGGGCCCCGGCGGCGGCCGCGGTGCGCACCCCGTGCACGACCGCGCGCACGCCGCGGCCCTCGTAGTAGTGGGTGCGCGCCCCGATCACGAGCGCGTGGGCGCCGCCGGGCGTGCGGATCGAGCGCAGGGTGCCGACGTGGCCCTCGAGGGCCGGCGGGCTGAACCCGGGGATCTCGGCGGCGGGCACCTCGGCGACCGTCTCGCCGATCAGGTCCGCGGCCTGCCCCCAGCCGGAGCCGAGGGTCAGGGCCAGCTCGTGGGTGTCCACGCCGGTGGCCCGGCGCAGCGCCTCGGCGGCCTCGCGGGCCAGGGCGGCGGGGTCGTCGGCGCGGTCGGGCCGGAGGTCCCGGTGCGGGTGCTCGCTGTGCTGGGTGTCCACCCGCCCGAGGCTACCGCACGGGGGCTGCGGGGCCGGGGCGGCGCGGTTGCCAGGCCGCGACGGGCACCTGCAAGAATGGCCGGGTGAGTGCACACAGCGAATTCTCCATCCAGAAGCTCGTCATCATCGGCGGCGGCCCCGGCGGCTACGAGGCCGCGCTGGTCGCCGCCAGCCTCGGCGCCGAGGTGACGATCATCGAGAAGCAGGGCCTCGGCGGTTCCGCGGTGCTCACGGACGTGGTGCCCTCGAAGACGCTGATC carries:
- a CDS encoding purine-nucleoside phosphorylase, giving the protein MDTQHSEHPHRDLRPDRADDPAALAREAAEALRRATGVDTHELALTLGSGWGQAADLIGETVAEVPAAEIPGFSPPALEGHVGTLRSIRTPGGAHALVIGARTHYYEGRGVRAVVHGVRTAAAAGARTMVLTNGCGGLDPAWGPGTPVLISDHLNLTGRSPLEGATFVDLTDLYSPRLRALARRIDPSLDEGVYAQFPGPHYETPAEVRMAGILGADLVGMSTALEAIAARHAGMEVLGLSLVTNQAAGISPAALSHEEVLEAGRAAGPRISALLARIVAAL